A genomic window from Enoplosus armatus isolate fEnoArm2 chromosome 18, fEnoArm2.hap1, whole genome shotgun sequence includes:
- the sec16a gene encoding protein transport protein Sec16A, whose translation MQPPPRTGPPGASGPPPSGPNMFRRTRPHKHTAAATATMPPATQPMTDPFAFVRAPPSMAAGGLATIPNSNPPPMQAPPNTMYSQAGSGLPPQPQTLEDVPAAPPGLPPSSLPGVTLFNPHSTASPAPSPGGYASSSHSEQGYFNSTEQTPSMATEPLPMAAAPPQCQTPYNQEFQGQPPPQPVPFLPVPPTTSSSQWAPDHGSRPPSVQNYFQPTSDPPPQPFNLPPQTQMYPSHTPSPHHNTPTPPTQPGHSQIQASLPPQNPVNAPSSQWPDPNAPPLHNSHFQTQSYFSQSSAPQDSWFYQPPQDSGYHQMGTGLGHPQPRPDSAGSHHVSNTGPGPSSAPAPVSYSQESGTLSMFFKDNDVENEETLAGERNKAVNGIPGSFQHHSNPQAHSGHAEVPLDYQGPSLQDHSHLPYMNDGNHASQKPPDSQYDHVENLECVPNQEVLPSETHGSPAATAAHGVDQFETGPNLETPDSIPRPMRSASVSSNYSNMSHGSGTGTRRHQGVVGTFIQQESPRLTDEANLSAATGGYFEQIDTSPAGDMGAQQSSLEQMWPPTPSPPKPTGIFQASANSSFEPVRSHGVGVRPPEVDRAKMVAEGGADGNLEQPPDNMENIYGPGHPLPAGPGVGVPHLTHPVVPSHSRPSSRAFGASRPCESPATTLWAQTDPASLGANILLAPAAPTVLAPLREPSADVIQPPEDGPLDLQPSQRIQPTSQQHSENLENPPKVSEAEPTDSQGNLGYASLLVSDSLHQPVLIAPPVSNYSVIPPSAPAQAASQSSLRETTPPVRSLAQGQGASNSQPSSVTSNQNPLFAPGPVSFSSSVSNQGPLNLTRDNTEAATSDITPPPQSQSVRPPLSRGQSLGGDSHSALQVNPQASLVTATVSNHNQPSNFELLDFSMHQSQAQNQASGHPPSLHESPQSSNGFYLQVTKDAQQGVRVKGNDPVQTQATVSTQQVPPEPSQAAANTQPPLGEPPKRSDSQAALQGQNDAPPVLVSGAQPSRGQYPNPAQGPAAGSVAPPAAYPPGPRGPVLPGASQPAPAEPPRPPSSAGSQHGYGPPAPVPGQVYGGYYGNYGEYPDTRAPYPPGQYPPPPGDPRAQQYYQDGQYRSRADPWYGRYEGQTPAYRDPNYQYREPQPDRPSSRSSQYSDRPSSRQGYPEEYHRANRSAYSEYYADYAKHYDYGGYNYGQYDPRYRGYYDQSYWSNYDENYRGRENYYNQQMYPARKEGYDDQWRYYPGYDASFDDDYRRRGEAYGDEFDRRSVHSEQSAHSVHSSHSHHSRRSSFSSRSQQSQVYRSQPDLVSAVYDTTASTLAVDYSYSQYPNQTDASQNYSQYLYPSEYTADSTWIAPEQPPPRPATPEKFTIPHRCARFGPGGHLVQVLPNLPSAGQPALVDVYNMETMLQDTPDQAELRAFPGPLVKEETHKVDVIKFSQNKSLECSRDNNLLDRDSARLLWDFIMLLCRQNGTVVGTDIADLLLKEHRSVWLPGKSPNEANLIDFNNEPLARAEEEPGAGPLSLLSDTFMTVPENVGKETERFRELLLFGRKKDALEAAMKGGLWGHALLLASKMDNRTHARVMTRFANSLPINDPLQTVYQLMSGRMPASATCCGEEKWGDWRPHLAMVLSNLTQTLDLDTRTITTMGDTLASKGLIDAAHFCYLMAQVGLGVFTKKSTKMVLVGSNHSLPFYQFASNEAIQRTEAYEYAQSLGSQPCSLPNFQVFKLIYACRLAEAGLSAQAFHYCEVISRAVLTQPSYYSPVFISQIIQMSEKLRFFDPQLKEKPEQELFNEPEWLIHLRQLDGQIRTGVITYSEDRTTPTQFDCNSPSSDLDQPSPPEPYSMPVELDGPTPDNPLMSSLLPGPPPQGVQLMPPAPTSILQDGMAPPQPLPSNDVPQFYPVPPSGPPGQIPISGYPPQDPGFAPPPFQPQPEQSEMYPGAHQQPCPPPLQVGQTSPHMPPQVPHSPVRMNHPPPQMPQHMPPSPGHMPPVQQMSQAPPEMHVSQPISSSPPRSSFTPQMDFYDRMAHMGPGRRLSSTSQSSMHMASGRRSRTTSESSTHSGGRERSNSAVKQASPPPPSIPEQPRKEEAKKVKKDSPKKGGGGGGWLNWLYRKGKNEAHLPDDKNKSIVWDEKKQKWVDLNEPEEESKPPPPPPSGFPMMPQVPGLGGPAAPPSGGPSVNMFSRKAGTRSRYVDVLNPSRTAKPGGSGPAPADIFAPLAPMAMPANLFVPSSAPDDQQPLEGSEGGNLEQNSPNTSAAPQMFNPTLLPPAPEGPPVPDGSQSGELSRSSSMSSLSREVSQHLNQSNPAQGPAPAGGVTFYNPAQFAQTSAPSGGGHRSGRLGGQRQYPVLK comes from the exons TTTCTGCCAGTgcctcccaccacctcctcttcccaGTGGGCCCCTGATCACGGAAGTCGACCTCCATCAGTTCAGAACTATTTCCAGCCTACTAGTGACCCTCCACCACAGCCTTTTAATTTACCTCCACAGACCCAGATGTACCCCTCTCACACCCCATCACCCCATCacaacacccccacccctccaacACAACCTGGACATTCCCAGATCCAggcttctcttcctccacagaACCCTGTAAATGCACCTAGTTCTCAATGGCCTGACCCAAATGCACCCCCGCTGCATAATTCCCACTTCCAAACTCAGAGCTACTTCAGTCAGAGCTCGGCCCCCCAGGACTCATGGTTCTACCAACCTCCACAGGACTCAGGCTACCACCAAATGGGGACTGGTCTGGGCCATCCTCAGCCCCGGCCTGACTCTGCTGGATCTcatcatgtgtccaacactggGCCTGGGCCTAGTTCTGCCCCTGCCCCAGTCTCATACTCCCAGGAGTCTGGTACGCTCTCAATGTTCTTCAAAGACAATGATGtggaaaatgaagaaacactggctggagagagaaataagGCAGTGAATGGTATTCCTGGATCTTTTCAGCATCACAGCAACCCGCAAGCCCACAGTGGCCATGCAGAAGTTCCTTTGGATTACCAAGGACCTTCTCTGCAAGATCATTCACACCTACCATACATGAATGATGGCAATCATGCATCCCAGAAGCCCCCTGATTCCCAATATGACCATGTGGAAAATTTGGAGTGTGTCCCAAACCAGGAAGTATTACCCAGTGAAACTCATGGCAGCCCTGCTGCTACTGCAGCCCATGGAGTAGACCAGTTTGAAACCGGGCCTAACCTGGAGACTCCGGATTCTATTCCAAGACCAATGAGATCTGCCAGTGTGTCATCCAACTATAGCAATATGAGCCATGGAAGTGGAACAGGCACTCGACGGCATCAGGGAGTAGTAGGTACCTTTATTCAGCAGGAAAGTCCACGTCTCACTGATGAAGCTAACCTGTCTGCTGCCACTGGAGGCTACTTTGAGCAGATTGACACTTCTCCAGCTGGAGATATGGGAGCGCAACAGAGCTCCCTGGAGCAGATGTGGCCTCCCACACCTAGCCCTCCCAAACCAACTGGTATCTTTCAGGCCAGTGCTAACAGCTCTTTTGAACCTGTGCGCTCACATGGGGTTGGGGTGCGTCCTCCTGAAGTTGATAGGGCTAAAATGGTAGCAGAAGGGGGTGCAGATGGCAACCTGGAGCAGCCACCAGATAATATGGAAAATATTTATGGCCCAGGGCACCCCCTACCTGCTGGGCCTGGAGTTGGTGTACCTCATCTGACACACCCGGTGGTTCCTTCTCACTCTCGACCTTCATCCCGTGCTTTTGGGGCCAGTCGGCCCTGTGAGAGCCCTGCCACTACCCTTTGGGCTCAGACTGATCCTGCTAGCTTGGGTGCTAACATCCTCCTAGCCCCTGCTGCCCCAACAGTTCTTGCCCCTTTACGAGAGCCCAGTGCTGATGTCATCCAACCTCCAGAGGATGGCCCACTGGACCTGCAGCCCTCCCAGAGAATCCAGCCAACTTCACAGCAACACTCAGAGAACCTAGAAAACCCACCAAAGGTGAGTGAGGCAGAGCCGACTGACTCTCAAGGCAACCTGGGCTATGCGTCTCTCCTTGTGTCTGACTCTCTTCACCAGCCTGTTTTGATTGCCCCACCAGTGTCCAATTACAGTGTGATTCCTCCCAGTGCGCCTGCTCAAGCAGCCAGTCAAAGTAGCCTTAGGGAAACTACCCCACCTGTGAGATCACTCGCACAGGGGCAAGGTGCCAGTAACTCCCAACCATCTTCAGTAACCTCTAATCAGAATCCACTGTTTGCCCCTGGACCAGTAAGCTTCAGTTCTTCAGTCTCTAACCAGGGCCCGCTCAATCTGACCCGAGACAACACAGAAGCGGCAACATCAGACATCACACCTCCTCCGCAGTCTCAGTCAGTCCGTCCTCCTCTTTCAAGGGGCCAATCATTGGGTGGAGACAGCCACTCTGCTCTCCAAGTTAATCCACAGGCTTCTCTTGTGACTGCTACTGTCTCTAATCATAATCAACCATCAAATTTTGAACTGCTTGATTTTTCTATGCACCAATCACAAGCTCAAAACCAAGCATCTGGCCATCCTCCCTCTCTACACGAGTCCCCACAATCTAGTAATGGATTTTACCTACAGGTCACCAAAGATGCTCAGCAAGGGGTAAGGGTGAAGGGGAATGACCCTGTCCAGACCCAGGCTACTGTATCTACCCAACAGGTACCACCAGAACCCTCCCAAGCAGCTGCAAACACCCAGCCGCCACTAGGTGAACCTCCTAAGAGATCAGATTCTCAGGCTGCACTGCAGGGACAAAATGATGCTCCTCCTGTTCTGGTGAGTGGAGCACAACCCTCCCGTGGCCAGTATCCAAATCCTGCACAGGGTCctgctgcaggaagtgttgctcctcctgctgcataCCCTCCAGGGCCTCGAGGACCAGTACTTCCAGGAGCTTCCCAGCCAGCTCCTGCAGAGCCACCTCGACCACCCTCCTCTGCAGGTAGCCAGCATGGCTACGGCCCGCCTGCTCCGGTGCCAGGGCAGGTGTATGGTGGCTATTATGGTAATTATGGAGAATACCCCGATACCAGAGCGCCTTATCCTCCTGGCCAGTACCCACCTCCACCTGGGGATCCTAGAGCACAGCAATATTATCAA GATGGTCAATACAGGAGCAGAGCAGATCCTTGGTATGGCAGATATGAAGGGCAGACCCCAGCTTATCGTGATCCAAACTACCAGTACAGAGAGCCTCAGCCAGACCGACCCAGCTCCAGGAGCAGTCAGTACTCTGACAGGCCCTCATCCAG GCAAGGCTATCCTGAAGAGTACCACAGAGCAAACCGAAGTGCCTATAGTGAATATTATGCAGATTACGCCAAGCACTATGATTATGGAG GATACAACTATGGACAGTATGACCCACGATACAGAGGATACTACGATCAGTCCTACTGGTCTAATTATGATGAGAActacagaggcagagaaaactACTATAATCAACAGATGTATCCTGCCAG GAAAGAAGGCTATGATGATCAGTGGCGGTACTATCCTGGTTATGATGCCAGTTTTGATGATGATTATCGCCGACGTGGAGAAGCGTATGGCGATGAGTTTGATCGACGCAGCGTCCACAGCGAGCAGTCGGCACACAGTGTACATAGCTCTCACAGCCACCACAGCAGACGAAGCAGCTTCAGCTCACGTTCACAACAG AGCCAGGTATACAGAAGCCAGCCTGACTTAGTGTCAGCAGTCTATGACACCACAGCATCCACTTTGGCTGTGGACTACTCCTATAGTCAGTACCCGAACCAGACTGATGCTTCCCAGAACTACAGCCAGTACCTCTATCCCTCTGAGTACACCGCAGACAGCACCTGGATCGCCCCTGAACAAC CTCCTCCTCGTCCTGCAACCCCAGAGAAGTTCACCATACCCCACCGCTGTGCCCGCTTTGGACCTGGTGGTCATCTGGTCCAAGTTCTGCCCAATCTGCCCTCAGCTGGGCAGCCTGCTCTTGTTGATGTCTACAACATGGAG ACTATGCTGCAGGATACCCCAGATCAGGCAGAACTACGAGCCTTCCCTGGACCTCTTGTTAA AGAGGAGACCCATAAGGTGGACGTGATAAAGTTCTCCCAGAACAAATCGCTGGAGTGTTCTCGTGACAACAACCTCTTGGACAGGGACTCTGCCCGCCTGCTCTGGGACTTCATTATGCTGCTCTGTAGACAGAACGGG ACTGTGGTCGGCACGGACATCGCTGACCTCTTGCTGAAGGAGCATCGCTCTGTCTGGCTACCGGGCAAAAGTCCTAATGAAGCCAACTTGATTGATTTTAACAATGAACCGCTGGCACGAGCTGAGGAAGAGCCGGGAGCCGGACCACTATCCCTCCTATCTGACACCTTCATGACTGTCCCAGAGAACGTTGGCAAGGAAACAGAGCGCTTCAGGGAGCTGCTACTGTTTGGCCGCAAGAAG GACGCGCTAGAAGCAGCTATGAAGGGAGGTCTCTGGGGCCACGCCCTGCTGTTGGCCAGTAAGATGGACAACAGGACTCATGCAAGAGTCATGACAAG GTTTGCCAACAGTTTGCCTATCAATGACCCTCTCCAGACAGTGTACCAGCTGATGTCAGGGAGGATGCCTGCATCAGCCACT TGCTGCGGAGAGGAGAAGTGGGGTGACTGGCGCCCTCACCTGGCCATGGTGCTGTCTAACCTCACTCAGACCCTGGACCTGGACACTCGTACAATCACCACCATGGGCGACACTCTCG CTTCCAAGGGGCTGATTGATGCTGCACACTTCTGCTACTTGATGGCCCAAGTTGGTCTGGGAGTTTTCACGAAGAAGAGCACCAAGATGGTTCTGGTTGGCTCCAACCACAG TTTGCCCTTTTACCAATTTGCGTCCAATGAAGCAATCCAGAGGACTGAGGCCTATGAGTATGCTCAATCTCTGGGCTCCCAGCCGTGCTCACTACCTAATTTCCAG GTGTTCAAGTTGATCTATGCATGCCGGTTGGCTGAAGCAGGCCTGAGTGCTCAGGCCTTCCACTACTGTGAAGTTATTTCGAGGGCAGTTCTCACACAGCCTTCCTACTACTCTCCTGTTTTCATAAGCCAAATCATACAG aTGTCAGAAAAGCTGCGATTCTTTGACCCACAACTGAAGGAGAAGCCAGAGCAGGAGTTATTCAATGAGCCCGAATGGCTGATCCACCTCAGACAATTGGATGGACAGATCAGG acggGGGTGATTACATACAGTGAAGACAGAACAACTCCTACACAATTCGACTGCAACAGCCCCAGCTCTGACTTGGACCAGCCCAGTCCACCTGAACCTTACAGCATGCCTGTGGAGTTGGATGGCCCCACCCCTGACAACCCACTAATGAGCTCATTACTGCCTGGGCCTCCACCGCAGGGAGTACAGCTGATgcctccag CTCCCACCTCCATCCTCCAAGACGGGATGGCCCCTCCTCAGCCTTTACCCTCCAATGATGTGCCCCAGTTCTACCCAGTACCCCCCAGTGGACCACCAGGCCAGATCCCCATCTCAGGCTACCCTCCACAGGATCCTGGCTTCGCCCCTCCTCCCTTCCAGCCTCAACCTGAGCAGTCAGAAATGTATCCAGGAGCCCATCAGCAGCCGTGTCCCCCACCTCTTCAAGTGGGCCAAACGTCACCACACATGCCCCCTCAGGTGCCACATTCACCTGTACGGATGAACCACCCGCCACCCCAGATGCCTCAGCACATGCCCCCTTCTCCTGGGCATATGCCACCCGTACAGCAGATGTCCCAGGCCCCACCAGAGATGCACGTTTCTCAACCAATATCATCCTCCCCACCCAGAAGCTCCTTCACACCGCAGATGGACTTCTACGACCGCATGGCCCACATG GGTCCTGGGAGGAGATTAAGTTCTACTTCACAATCTTCAATGCATATG GCTTCAGGACGTCGCTCTCGCACCACCTCTGAATCTTCCACTCACTCTGGCGGAAGAGAGCGGAGCAACTCGGCAGTCAAGCAGgcctctccacctcccccttcAATTCCCGAACAGCCTCGTAAAGAAGAGGCCAAGAAAGTCAAGAAAGACTCCCCGAAAAAG ggtggtggtggtggtggctggcTAAACTGGCTCTATAGGAAGGGGAAGAATGAGGCTCACTTGcctgatgacaaaaacaaatct ATTGTGTGGgatgaaaagaagcagaaatgGGTCGACTTGAACGAGCCTGAAGAGGAG AGTAagccccctccaccacctccctctGGCTTCCCCATGATGCCTCAGGTGCCTGGTCTTGGAGGGCCTGCCGCACCCCCGAGTGGTGGTCCGTCGGTCAACATGTTCTCCAGGAAGGCAG GCACGAGGAGCAGATATGTGGATGTTCTGAACCCCAGTAGAACTGCTAAACCAGGCGGATCAGGCCCTGCTCCGGCAGACATCTTTGCTCCTTTGGCTCCAATGGCCATGCCCGCTAACCTATTTGTGCCTAGTTCAG CTCCTGACGATCAACAACCTCTAGAGGGCAGTGAAGGAGGAAATCTAGAGCAGAATTCACCAAACACCAGCGCTGCTCCACAG ATGTTCAACCCAACGTTGTTACCGCCTGCCCCAGAAGGTCCTCCCGTGCCTGATGGCTCACAGTCCGGAGAG CTCTCACGTTCTAGCTCAATGAGTTCTTTATCACGCGAAGTGAGTCAGCATTTAAACCAG AGTAATCCTGCCCAGGGACCTGCACCCGCTGGGGGCGTCACCTTTTATAACCCTGCACAGTTTGCACAG ACAAGTGCACCATCAGGAGGTGGACACCGCTCTGGTCGTTTGGGTGGTCAGCGCCAGTACCCAGTGTTGAAGTAA
- the LOC139301639 gene encoding uncharacterized protein produces the protein MDAEEDLETLGEKLYTLICSKHKENAGKLTGMLLELPGPVLNQMLQDEATLTTAVEKALRALQLAQEPSKVTCKDEDDVSVSSDSLGEQLFELVDVYNTGHSQKITGMLLEQHKEAVLNLLSDPKLLEEQVNIALETLKEQNVEETDISDSSDADDTERLGEKIFSLVEELDPLHANDITGMLLEMDPAALQQLLSDHTKLEGAVQKAQAALDT, from the exons ATGGATGCAGAAGAAGATCTGGAGACACTTGGTGAGAAACTGTACACGCTGATTTGttccaaacacaaagaaaatgctGGAAAACTCACAG GTATGTTGCTGGAGCTGCCAGGTCCTGTCCTGAATCAGATGCTGCAGGACGAGGCCACGTTGACCACAGCTGTAGAGAAAGCCCTCAGAGCTCTGCAGCTGGCACAGGAGCCCAG CAAGGTAACATGTAAGGACGAGGATGATGTGTCTGTGTCCTCTGACTCTCTGGGGgagcagctgtttgagctgGTGGATGTTTACAACACCGGCCACTCACAGAAAATCACAG GAATGCTTCTGGAGCAGCACAAAGAGGCAGTTTTAAACCTTCTTTCAGATCCAAAACTGCTGGAAGAGCAGGTGAACATCGCGCTGGAGACACTTAAAGA GCAGAACGTGGAGGAGACAGACATTAGTGACTCATCGGATGCTGACGACACAGAGAGGCTGGGAGAGAAGATCTTCTCgctggtggaggagctggatcCACTTCATGCAAATGATATTACAG GTATGCTACTGGAGATGGACCCAGCTGCTCTCCAACAGCTGCTCAGTGACCACACAAAGCTGGAGGGTGCAGTTCAGAAAGCACAAGCAGCACTGGACACTTAG
- the rpl28 gene encoding large ribosomal subunit protein eL28, producing MSAHLQWMVIRNCSSFLIKRNGQTYSTEPNNLKARNSFRFNGLVHKKTVGVQPAADGKGVVVVLKKRAGQHKPAGSYEKITINKNSRATLNSLRHIIRKNKYRKDLRMAALRRASAILKSQKPVVVKKKRTRAAKTA from the exons ATGTCGGCCCATTTGCAGTGGATGGTCATCAGGAACTGCTCCAGCTTCCTCATCAAGAGGAACGGACAGACCTACAGCACT GAGCCCAACAACCTGAAGGCCAGGAACTCTTTCCGCTTCAATGGTTTGGTGCACAAGAAGACTGTAGGTGTGCAGCCAGCGGCTGATGGCAAGGGAGTTGTCGTTGTGCTGAAGAAGCGTGCAG GCCAGCACAAACCTGCTGGCTCTTACGAGAAGATCACCATCAACAAGAACTCCCGCGCCACCCTCAACAGCCTGAGGCACATCATTCGCAAGAACAAGTACAGGAAGGACCTGCGCATG GCTGCCCTGCGTCGTGCCAGTGCCATTCTGAAGAGCCAGAAGCCCGTTGTGGTCAAAAAGAAGCGCACCAGGGCTGCCAAGACAGCATAA